A stretch of Coccidioides posadasii str. Silveira chromosome 2, complete sequence DNA encodes these proteins:
- the GRR1 gene encoding SCF ubiquitin ligase complex subunit (EggNog:ENOG410QEH4~COG:S~BUSCO:3762at33183) encodes MRMFRSRGHLRQSLGAASESSSSTSPERVIDDDTDFFNQPNDSQSSVGVGTLRDLRVDAGQDIVLPPISRLPPELLIAIFAKLNSPTDMLNCMMVCQKWATNCVAILWHRPSCNTWENLKRVAGAITTQGSYFPYYDMVKRLNLSSLSTRVNDGTIISFAQCKRIERLTLTNCSMLTDTGVSDLVDGNGHLQALDVSELKSLTDHTLFIVARNCPRLQGLNITGCVKITDDALVALAENCRQLKRLKLNGVMQVTDRAIRAFADNCPSILEIDLHGCRLITNFTVTNLLCTLRFLRELRLAHCADITEQAFLDLPEGIIFDSLRILDLTACENVRDDAVERIINSSPRLRNLVLAKCRFITDRSVQAICKLGRNIHYVHLGHCSNITDNAVIQLVKSCNRIRYIDLACCNRLTDASVQQLATLPKLRRIGLVKCQAITDRSILALAKPRIPQHPLVSSLERVHLSYCVNLSTYGIHQLLNHCPRLTHLSLTGVHAFLREELTAFCREAPPEFTPQQREVFCVFSGAGVSQLRDFLNQAAIAYHRELEEGTMFNDTDELDEDEGQVTGLMNATGLNDDNDGTPDGGTAPVQS; translated from the exons ATGAGAATGTTTCGTTCACGGGGTCACTTGCGGCAATCTCTCGGGGCGGCTTCTGAATCCTCCTCGTCCACCTCACCCGAAAGAGTTATCGACGATGACACGGACTTCTTTAACCAGCCCAATGATTCACAATCGTCAGTCGGAGTAGGAACCCTACGGGACCTTCGGGTGGATGCCGGCCAGGATATCGTTCTACCACCTATCTCTCGGCTGCCTCCGGAGCTCTTGATCGCGATCTTTGCGAAGCTCAACTCTCCTACGGACATGCTGAATTGCATGATGGTTTGCCAAAAATGGGCAACGAATTGCGTGGCAATCCTCTGGCATCGACCGTCGTGTAATACTTGGGAGAACCTAAAAAGAGTGGCGGGCGCCATCACTACTCAGGGCAGCTATTTTCCGTACTATGATATGGTGAAGCGGTTGAATCTCTCGTCCCTGAGCACCAGGGTCAATGATGGAACGATTATCTCGTTTGCCCAGTGCAAACGAATTGAGAGATTGACGTTGACCAACTGCTCGATGTTGACGGATACTGGAGTCTCCGATCTCGTTGACGGGAACGGCCATCTTCAGGCGCTCGACGTGTCCGAACTCAAGAGCCTTACGGACCACACTCTGTTTATCGTTGCTAGGAACTGTCCCCGGCTGCAAGGGCTGAACATAACTGGCTGTGTCAAAATTACTGACGATGCATTGGTGGCTCTTGCAGAAAATTGCCGTCAGCTCAAAAGA TTAAAACTTAACGGCGTTATGCAAGTCACCGATCGAGCGATTCGAGCGTTCGCGGATAATTGCCCCTCCATACTTGAAATTGATCTGCATGGTTGTCGTCTCATCACGAACTTTACCGTGACAAACCTACTCTGTACACTTCGGTTCCTCCGTGAGTTGCGTCTCGCGCATTGCGCGGATATTACCGAGCAGGCCTTTCTCGATTTGCCAGAAGGAATAATCTTCGACAGCCTTCGAATCCTAGATTTGACAGCTTGCGAGAACGTGAGAGATGACGCAGTGGAAAGGATTATCAATTCATCCCCGAGATTAAGAAATCTAGTTCTCGCAAAGTGCAGATTTATCACCGACCGCTCGGTTCAGGCCATATGCAAGTTGGGCAGGAATATACATTATGTCCACTTGGGACATTGTTCGAACATCACCGATAATGCAGTGATACAGCTAGTCAAGTCATGTAACCGAATCCGGTACATAGATTTAGCTTGCTGCAACAGATTAACCGACGCCAGCGTGCAACAACTAGCAACGCTGCCAAAGCTGCGGAGAATAGGCCTGGTTAAATGCCAAGCGATCACAGATCGCAGTATCCTGGCTTTAGCGAAACCACGGATCCCACAACACCCATTGGTCAGCTCCCTAGAACGGGTGCATCTAAGCTATTGCGTCAACTTGAGCACATAT GGTATTCATCAACTACTCAACCATTGCCCACGACTTACCCACCTCAGCCTAACAGGCGTCCATGCTTTTCTGCGAGAAGAACTGACTGCTTTCTGCCGTGAAGCACCTCCAGAATTCACACCACAACAACGGGAGGTATTCTGTGTTTTCAGTGGCGCAGGGGTTAGCCAGTTGAGGGACTTCCTCAACCAAGCTGCGATCGCTTATCATCGTGAACTTGAGGAGGGAACCATGTTTAACGACACTGATGAActcgatgaagatgagggCCAGGTAACAGGTCTTATGAACGCCACAGGCCTTAATGACGATAACGATGGAACACCGGATGGTGGTACGG